One segment of Tetrapisispora phaffii CBS 4417 chromosome 1, complete genome DNA contains the following:
- the FCY1 gene encoding cytosine deaminase (similar to Saccharomyces cerevisiae FCY1 (YPR062W); ancestral locus Anc_3.351): MSTTGQWDKKGMDIAFEEAELGYKEGGVPIGGCLINNADGAVLGRGHNMRFQKDSATLHGEIATLENCGRLEGKVYKNTTLYTTLSPCDMCTGAILMYGVPRVVIGENINFKSPGEEYLASRNTEVVIVDDERCKTVMKKFIDERPQDWFEDIGE, encoded by the coding sequence atgtcAACCACAGGTCAATGGGATAAAAAGGGTATGGATATTGCTTTTGAAGAAGCAGAATTGGGCTATAAAGAAGGTGGTGTACCTATCGGTGGTTGTTTGATTAACAATGCTGATGGTGCTGTTTTGGGCCGTGGTCATAATATGAGATTCCAGAAAGATTCTGCCACTTTACACGGTGAAATTGCTACTTTAGAGAATTGTGGTAGATTAGAAGGTAAAGTTTATAAAAACACTACTCTATACACCACTTTATCTCCATGTGACATGTGTACTGGTGCTATTTTGATGTATGGTGTTCCTCGTGTGGTTATTggtgaaaatattaattttaagagTCCAGGTGAAGAATATTTGGCCTCTAGAAATACTGAAGTAGTCATCGTTGATGATGAAAGATGTAAAACTGTTATGAAGAAGTTCATCGATGAGAGACCACAAGATTGGTTTGAAGATATTGGTGAATAA
- the TPHA0A03650 gene encoding J domain-containing protein (similar to Saccharomyces cerevisiae JID1 (YPR061C); ancestral locus Anc_3.350), with protein sequence MSQVLLWKLPYFNIWKPALFAKYTFRLNSNCPQNSTDGALGSYQRVGKDIHYVFDAQWPLMNHPSPVQIFGIENVSRPFNKQTLASIKKKYLNAVKIYHPDVSNNIRVYRTKAMDKSNLLSDEEKLERFNLISSSKSILTNPKASLYDNNWPNTFNENFEKDYKTMYQQGRCNNPQYWEAGTWEDKKEAGSNTENNMQRSKDGRLFFITIIGLIICFKGTDLMTQVQDSILKNPEKILKRN encoded by the coding sequence ATGTCCCAGGTACTATTATGGAAACTTCCTTACTTCAATATTTGGAAGCCTGCATTATTTGCTAAATATACTTTTCGTTTGAATTCTAACTGTCCCCAAAACAGTACTGATGGTGCTTTAGGATCTTATCAACGGGTAGGGAAAGATATACATTATGTGTTCGATGCACAATGGCCATTAATGAATCATCCCTCCCCTGTTCAGATTTTTGGTATTGAGAATGTAAGTCGTCCATTTAATAAGCAAACATTAGCttcaataaagaaaaaatatttgaatgccgtaaaaatatatcatccTGATGTTTCTAACAATATTAGGGTCTACAGAACCAAGGCAATGGATAAATCAAACTTGTTAAGTGATGAAGAGAAATTGGAAAGATTTAACCTTATTTCTAGCTCAAAATCAATTCTGACAAATCCCAAAGCATCACTTTATGATAACAATTGGCCTAACAcgtttaatgaaaatttcGAGAAAGATTATAAGACTATGTATCAACAAGGCAGATGTAATAACCCACAATATTGGGAAGCAGGCACTTGGGAAGACAAAAAAGAGGCTGGTTCAAAtacagaaaataatatgcAAAGAAGCAAAGATGGAAggttattttttattacaataatTGGATTAATAATATGTTTCAAGGGTACTGATCTAATGACACAGGTACAAGATtcgatattgaaaaatccagaaaagattttaaaacGTAATTAA
- the TPHA0A03660 gene encoding uncharacterized protein (similar to Saccharomyces cerevisiae YMC2 (YBR104W) and YMC1 (YPR058W); ancestral locus Anc_3.348) — MSDEAGSSVFLEDETHQYNHDSLRIVKDLFAGTTGGIAQVLVGQPFDTTKVRLQTSTAEDITTMKVIKDLVKHEGLKGFYKGTLTPLIGVGACVSVQFGVNEYMKRLLKTYNKTYKGIDSKILSLPQYYACGLTGGLVNSFLSSPIEHIRIRLQIQKNSGKNAEFSGPLDCIKKLLKQKQLMRGLPVMMVRAGHGLGVYFLVYEALIANQIKKKSINREDIKSWRLCLYGATAGTLLWIAVYPIDVIKSIIQSDNLKSPKYGTSLFKVGRQLYLKEGLPVFFKGLLPTMLRATPANAVTFTVFETSMRLMG, encoded by the coding sequence ATGTCAGACGAAGCAGGATCTTCAGTTTTCCTTGAAGATGAAACACATCAATATAATCATGATAGCCTAAGGATTGTGAAAGATTTATTTGCCGGTACAACTGGTGGTATTGCCCAAGTTCTGGTAGGTCAACCTTTCGATACTACGAAAGTTAGACTTCAAACTTCCACAGCAGAAGATATTACCACAATGAAAGTTATCAAAGATTTAGTGAAACATGAAGGATTAAAAGGTTTTTATAAAGGTACCTTGACACCATTAATTGGTGTTGGTGCTTGTGTATCAGTGCAATTTGGTGTCAATGAATATATGAAAAGGCTTTTGAAAACGTATAACAAAACTTATAAAGGCattgattcaaaaattttatcattacCGCAATACTATGCATGTGGGTTGACTGGTGGTTTAGTTAActcatttttatcatctCCAATAGAACATATAAGAATCAGATTACAAATACAAAAGAATTCAGGTAAGAATGCAGAGTTCAGTGGACCATTAGATTGTATCAAGAAATTGTTGAAACAAAAGCAGTTGATGAGAGGTTTACCGGTCATGATGGTTAGAGCAGGTCATGGTTTAGGTGTATATTTTCTTGTATATGAAGCTTTGATTGCaaatcaaatcaaaaagAAATCTATCAACAGAGAAGATATTAAATCTTGGAGATTGTGTTTATACGGTGCCACTGCAGGTACGTTACTATGGATTGCAGTTTATCCAATTGATGTTATTAAATCGATTATACAATCGGACAATTTAAAGAGTCCAAAATACGGCacttctttatttaaagtaGGAAGGCAGCTGTATCTAAAGGAAGGTTTGCCTGTATTCTTTAAAGGTCTCCTGCCAACAATGCTTAGAGCCACTCCAGCTAATGCAGTTACATTCACTGTTTTTGAAACTTCCATGAGATTGATGGGTTag
- the TFB4 gene encoding TFIIH/NER complex subunit TFB4 (similar to Saccharomyces cerevisiae TFB4 (YPR056W); ancestral locus Anc_3.345), whose protein sequence is MDAISDPAFQNTQIHSLNSDETPSLLTVIIDTSPRLWAELDGDMKEDGSIIKVLRSMLVFLNAHLATNNANKVAVIAAHSQGIKYLYPINTSHANKNKTNEISTSKKDLAIINPNMYRQFRNVDESLVEEIYKIFQKEKAEYLEKPKQKSTLAGAMSAGLTYINRIVKNEENYTLKSRLVVITCGGNAYTDNKVEEVIQYIPIMNCIFSATKMKCPIDVVKIGGSSESTFLQQATDATSGIYLYVKDYHGLIQYLLTAMFIEPSLRSTIVKPNSKSIDFRTSCYITGKVVAVGFICSICLCVMSILPPNNKCPACDSVFDEKVIVKLKRKPIIPGMVKKVTKNK, encoded by the coding sequence ATGGATGCTATTAGTGATCCAGCTTTTCAAAACACACAGATTCATTCTTTGAATAGTGATGAAACACCTTCCTTATTGACTGTGATTATTGATACTTCTCCCAGATTATGGGCAGAGTTAGATGGAGATATGAAGGAAGATGGATCTATTATCAAGGTTTTAAGATCCATGCTTGTATTTTTGAATGCTCATTTAGCAACAAATAATGCTAACAAAGTTGCAGTTATTGCTGCTCATTCACAAggtattaaatatttatatcctATTAATACTAGTCATGCTAATAAAAACAAGACTAATGAAATAAGTACAAGTAAGAAAGATTTGGCAATTATTAACCCAAATATGTATAGACAATTTAGAAATGTTGATGAATCTTTGGTGGAAGAGATATAcaagatttttcaaaaagaaaaagctGAATATTTGGAGAAACCAAAGCAAAAAAGTACACTAGCTGGGGCAATGTCTGCTGGGTtgacatatataaatagaataGTTAAAAACGAAGAGAATTATACTTTGAAATCTAGGCTTGTGGTTATAACATGTGGAGGAAATGCATATACTGATAATAAAGTTGAAGAAGTAATACAATACATTCCAATTATGAATTGTATTTTCTCTGCtacaaaaatgaaatgtCCTATTGATGTGGTAAAGATAGGTGGCAGTTCAGAATCTACTTTCTTACAACAGGCAACTGACGCAACAAGCGGTATATACTTATATGTTAAAGATTATCATGGACTAATCCAGTATCTTTTAACTGCCATGTTCATTGAGCCATCTTTGAGATCAACCATCGTGAAGCCAAATAGCAAAAGTATTGACTTTAGAACTTCATGTTATATTACTGGTAAAGTTGTGGCAGTTGGGTTTATTTGTTCTATTTGTTTATGTGTAATGTCAATCTTACCACCAAACAACAAATGCCCAGCATGCGATTCAGTATTCGATGAGAAGGTCATAGTCAAACTAAAAAGAAAACCAATAATACCTGGTATGGTTAAGAAAGTTACcaagaataaataa
- the SIF2 gene encoding Sif2p (similar to Saccharomyces cerevisiae SIF2 (YBR103W); ancestral locus Anc_3.344), translating into MSITSEELNYLIWRYCQEAGHEVSALALQEETRVLEFDEKYKNTVPLGTLVNLVQKGILYSESELLVKYNGEVAPIDETHYKEDFNLVQALQIDKEKYPDLVSNGKFILEHDSEYVKSQAGSICSNTETTANENADKSKHENNIESDKILMESSKNENINKADNFIKTLKEVQELDVISLSSWNPVESAMLAYGDNNSVAKLIKYAVDKDTSEWRVENTYELRHPSALAVSSTSTSNKISALAWSPNGESIITGVQNGELRIWSKDGRLQNVLNFHRSAIVTVKWNTLGNYFISSDVDNVTILWNSQTGTAMQHLDLKESSSSSHSLGVDLEWVDDSRFVIPGLDNTIVVFHAFEKKPLGKLQGHQSAISVLEMNKKSRLLLSASDDHTLRVWLGGSSNSSNCFYGHSQSIVSGSWIDEKYIISSSMDGSTRIWSRKNNALVGLSIADDIPIFAGQLSHDKTKYAVGFMDGQIIIYDIKSAINTLNKNLESRDEMNRNNNSNLGPIAIPIYGNYQCRKEGKCIFDISWNIESNAISVAYSSSNGIIIAL; encoded by the coding sequence ATGAGTATCACAAGTGAAGAATTGAACTATTTAATATGGCGATATTGCCAGGAGGCTGGGCATGAAGTGTCTGCTCTAGCATTACAAGAAGAAACGAGAGTTCTGGAATTCGATGAGAAGTATAAAAATACCGTACCGTTGGGTACGTTGGTCAATTTAGTACAAAAAGgtatattatattctgAGAGTGAGTTACTGGTCAAATACAACGGTGAAGTCGCTCCTATAGATGAAACCCATTACAAAGAAGATTTTAACCTTGTACAAGCATTGCAAATTGATAAGGAAAAATATCCAGATTTAGTTTCAAACGGAAAATTTATATTAGAACATGATTCAGAATATGTTAAATCACAAGCAGGTTCAATTTGTAGTAATACTGAAACTACTGCAAACGAAAATGCTGACAAAAGTAAAcatgaaaataatatagaaAGTGATAAGATATTAATGGAGAGCTcgaaaaatgaaaatataaataaagcTGACAATTTTATCAAGACATTAAAAGAGGTACAGGAGCTAGATGTTATTTCACTCTCTTCTTGGAATCCAGTAGAGTCAGCAATGCTTGCATATGGAGATAACAACTCTGTTGCaaaattaatcaaatatGCAGTTGATAAAGATACTTCTGAGTGGAGAGTGGAAAATACTTACGAGTTAAGGCATCCATCAGCCTTGGCTGTGTCTTCTACTAGCacatcaaataaaatatcagCACTAGCATGGTCACCAAATGGTGAAAGTATTATAACAGGTGTTCAAAATGGAGAATTAAGAATTTGGAGTAAAGATGGTAGGTTGCAAAACGTGTTGAACTTTCACAGATCTGCCATTGTCACTGTGAAATGGAATACTTTGGGTAATTATTTCATAAGCAGTGACGTGGATAATGTAACAATTTTATGGAATTCTCAGACGGGAACTGCTATGCAACATCTGGACTTAAAGgaatcttcttcttcatctcATTCATTGGGAGTTGATCTAGAATGGGTAGATGATAGTAGATTTGTGATTCCTGGGCTGGATAACACGATAGTAGTATTCCATGCatttgaaaagaaaccATTGGGTAAACTTCAAGGACACCAAAGTGCTATTAGTGTATTAGAAATGAACAAGAAAAGTCGATTATTATTGAGCGCTTCTGATGATCATACATTAAGAGTATGGTTAGGTGGTAGTAGTAATTCTAGTAATTGCTTTTATGGACACTCTCAAAGCATTGTTTCAGGTTCTTGGATTGACGAAAAATACATTATATCATCCTCCATGGATGGTTCAACTCGTATTTGGTCTCGTAAAAATAATGCATTAGTTGGTTTATCTATTGCAGATGATATACCTATATTTGCTGGACAATTATCACATGATAAGACTAAATATGCTGTAGGTTTTATGGATGgtcaaataattatatatgaCATTAAATCTGCTATTAATACTCTAAATAAGAATTTAGAGAGCCGAGATGAAATGAatagaaataataacagCAATCTAGGACCTATAGCAATACCAATATATGGTAACTATCAATGTCGCAAAGAAGGTAAATGcatttttgatatatcaTGGAATATTGAATCTAATGCAATCTCTGTTGCATACTCTAGTAGCAATGGTATCATAATTgcattataa
- the EXO84 gene encoding exocyst subunit EXO84 (similar to Saccharomyces cerevisiae EXO84 (YBR102C); ancestral locus Anc_3.343), which translates to MVDFSLKKARTNWKNVSGSPRKGKTPPSPIKLSSKKDETSSSKKKKKTKKKKDNLDLNVSPEYSQLPTINAKERTKVASSMQRRLSVHTANYAPPKVDYSMPIPQNNILTQYNDTNQTTSASTALDFNNNNNINNINSNIELPARSAKRASAMYALPKSSDVSLAMNKHQTDRGAILQPASLRRILADPNFNAKNFVKQNLGDATALDIDKFTSNLTSLSIEVQEDVKQNVNQSYKEIMTVNNDLNITNSELKNLRKSINDLYEIMQQFMTLAEGRIKQEHQNSRESHAESTSHKNKGLLPPVRSSNSSKSRNRSSVMILEKMWDADLSVLYKNVEGSKKLLGNNSNRHILYEGNDWIELNIATLKPLQVVKLYVLNDVVLIAKRQSNSSELTASQCFNLRDLSVKPDKESGNKLYFNVSSSSKLLFQTRNNNETFQFLNTFRSAKDDLSDILKFEEEKSKKIKESFSHIASQQTPGRESMKSPVRNQRNSTSLMSPTQNGATDQYLMQTITMSMHSRPKANDMNFTAKKLKFLENMIEEFDIELARLKFDKAVGILLSLEEENNKLPNEIDRDEELLHRLLFVRIAQRRELIISTLTQKIISITDIDSLKSGCLNLIKLGLYEEGLDLLLQNRSRLILDLILKIGTYDNPTNYLTQISVIRFQIIKKTILNFEDIFKDAANKFSSILVTWCKNEVDNHFKLIDKQLLSDEMLTPDSIKSSRKQIDDLKSVGLDFVYKLDEFIKKTVLKSFSLNDLP; encoded by the coding sequence ATGgttgatttttcattaaagaaGGCTAGGACTAACTGGAAGAATGTCTCTGGATCACCTAGAAAGGGCAAAACTCCTCCTTCCCCTATTAAATTAAGTAGCAAGAAAGATGAGACCTCAAGCtctaaaaagaaaaaaaagaccaagaagaagaaggatAATTTAGATTTGAACGTCTCCCCTGAGTACTCACAATTGCCAACGATCAATGCCAAAGAAAGAACAAAAGTTGCTTCGTCCATGCAGAGAAGATTATCTGTCCATACAGCAAACTATGCTCCCCCAAAAGTAGATTACTCAATGCCAATTCcacaaaataatatattgacTCAATATAACGATACTAATCAAACTACATCTGCTAGTACGGCCTTGgatttcaataataataacaatatcaataaCATTAATTCTAACATTGAGTTACCTGCAAGAAGTGCTAAACGTGCTTCTGCCATGTATGCTTTACCCAAATCATCAGATGTTTCTTTAGCAATGAATAAACACCAGACTGACAGAGGAGCTATCTTGCAGCCTGCTTCCTTAAGACGTATCTTGGCTGATCCTAATTTCAATGCCAAGAATTTTGTAAAGCAAAATCTGGGAGATGCAACCGCGTTAGATATCGATAAATTCACTTCAAATTTAACAAGTTTGTCAATTGAGGTACAAGAAGATGTTAAACAAAATGTCAATCAATCGTACAAAGAAATAATGAcagttaataatgatttaaatataacaaactcagaattgaaaaatttgagAAAGAGtataaatgatttatatGAAATAATGCAGCAATTTATGACATTAGCAGAAGGGAGAATTAAACAGGAACACCAAAATAGTAGAGAATCGCATGCAGAATCCACCAGTCATAAAAATAAAGGATTACTGCCACCAGTTAGATCTAgtaattcatcaaaatcaaGAAATCGTTCCAGTGTAATgattttggaaaaaatgTGGGATGCTGATTTATCTGTGCTCTATAAAAATGTTGAAGGGTCAAAGAAACTGCTTGGCAATAATTCTAATAGGCATATTCTATATGAGGGCAACGATTGGATAGAGTTAAATATTGCAACATTAAAACCGCTTCAGGTTGTTAAGCTATACGTATTGAACGATGTTGTATTAATTGCGAAAAGACAGTCAAATAGTTCTGAACTTACAGCGTCTCAATGCTTTAATCTAAGAGATCTAAGCGTAAAACCAGACAAAGAATCCggtaataaattatattttaatgtcAGTTCTTCCAGCAAATTGCTATTCCAAACAAGGAACAACAATGAAACATTCCAGTTTTTGAATACATTCAGAAGTGCAAAAGATGATTTATctgatatattaaaatttgaggaagaaaaatccaaaaagattaaagaaTCGTTTTCACACATTGCTTCTCAACAGACACCAGGACGTGAGAGTATGAAGAGTCCTGTTAGAAATCAGAGAAACAGCACATCGCTCATGTCACCAACACAAAATGGAGCAACTGACCAATATCTAATGCAAACTATCACAATGTCTATGCATAGTAGACCAAAAGCCAATGATATGAATTTTACGGCTAAAAAACTAAAATTCTTAGAAAACATGATAGAGgaatttgatattgaacTAGCAagattaaaatttgataaagcAGTTGGTATATTACTAtcattagaagaagaaaataataaactaCCGAACGAAATTGATAGAGATGAAGAATTGCTTCAtagattattatttgtacGAATCGCTCAAAGAAGAGAGTTAATAATATCGACGTTAAcacaaaaaattatcagtATAACGGACATTGATTCTTTAAAATCCGGTTGCTTGAATCTTATTAAATTAGGATTGTACGAAGAAGGTCTTGATTTACTGCTGCAAAATAGATCTAGATTGATTttagatttaattttgaaaataggAACATATGATAATCCTACAAATTATTTAACACAGATATCCGTAATAAGgtttcaaataattaaaaagacaattttaaattttgaagatatattcaaagatgctgcaaataaattttcttcaatacTAGTAACTTGGTGCAAAAATGAAGTTGATAACCACTTTAAACTGATAGATAAGCAATTATTGAGTGATGAAATGTTAACACCTGATTCTATTAAATCATCCAGAAAACAAATTGATGACTTAAAATCTGTAGGTTTGGACTTCGTTTATAAATTGgatgaattcattaaaaaaacagTTCTAAAATCATTTAGCTTAAACGATCTCCcttga